The Chitinophagaceae bacterium genome window below encodes:
- a CDS encoding gliding motility-associated C-terminal domain-containing protein — protein MIVFFPVTIGIKEMYSFSVVNRWGREVYSMGKSDTDWDGTYKNIQQEPGVYVWYMKGVGIDNKIYFRKGTVTLIR, from the coding sequence ATGATCGTTTTTTTTCCCGTAACAATTGGCATTAAAGAAATGTATTCATTCAGTGTAGTAAACCGCTGGGGCCGTGAGGTTTATTCAATGGGTAAAAGCGATACCGACTGGGATGGTACCTATAAAAATATTCAGCAGGAACCCGGTGTATATGTTTGGTATATGAAAGGTGTGGGCATTGACAATAAAATTTATTTCAGAAAAGGTACGGTAACGCTCATACGGTAA
- a CDS encoding 2OG-Fe(II) oxygenase — protein sequence MNNPFDLLIDSYLDNKIGIDPGFMSKSLSDGLQQNILQLQNDKMMTVAGIGNEAMKDQHQKMRSDKIYWMDKSHNNQYEQEFLQLAEDFIDRLNSTCYTGINGYEFHYAVYEEGSFYKRHRDQFQNDSNRKFSLINYLNNNWLEEDGGQLRVYQNESTQTIEPHAQTAVFFKSDEMEHEVSKANRSRMSITGWLKRM from the coding sequence ATGAACAACCCGTTTGACTTACTGATTGACAGCTACCTCGATAATAAGATTGGAATTGATCCCGGCTTTATGTCAAAGTCACTTTCCGATGGTCTGCAGCAAAATATTCTGCAATTGCAAAACGATAAGATGATGACCGTTGCCGGAATCGGAAATGAAGCAATGAAAGATCAGCATCAGAAAATGCGGAGCGATAAAATTTACTGGATGGACAAAAGTCACAACAATCAATACGAACAGGAGTTTTTACAACTGGCTGAAGATTTTATTGACCGGCTGAACAGTACCTGCTATACCGGCATCAATGGATATGAATTTCATTATGCCGTTTATGAAGAAGGCAGTTTTTACAAACGGCACAGGGATCAGTTTCAAAACGACAGTAACCGGAAGTTTTCACTGATCAATTATTTAAACAACAACTGGCTGGAAGAAGATGGCGGACAATTGCGGGTATATCAAAATGAATCAACTCAAACAATAGAACCCCACGCACAAACAGCAGTATTCTTTAAAAGCGATGAAATGGAACATGAAGTATCAAAAGCAAACCGCAGCAGAATGAGCATTACCGGCTGGTTGAAGAGAATGTAA
- a CDS encoding DUF1211 domain-containing protein has product MLRKKIFDPLNREPFRHRSIEIVRIEALSDAVFAFSVSLLVASLEVPQTFEELKIIVQGALPFLQLLQLYFFWYQQYMYFRRYGLNDLPTIVLNLCYLAIILFYIYPLKFLFSVLLTSWTGIDLFPKAAEKGLAVLHTEDFAQLIILFSIGYFLIWMIIFLLYKRALHFSSKLELNQYEILFTRKEKRGALWNALIGISAIILAWSGAEGIAGLCYLSIPILLFLNQQLFNHQLKKKIKPGK; this is encoded by the coding sequence ATGCTCCGGAAAAAAATATTTGACCCGCTCAACCGTGAACCTTTCCGTCACAGAAGTATTGAAATAGTAAGAATAGAAGCATTGAGTGATGCTGTATTTGCTTTCTCTGTTTCCTTATTGGTTGCTTCACTGGAAGTGCCGCAAACTTTTGAAGAATTAAAAATAATTGTACAGGGCGCCCTTCCATTTTTGCAACTGTTGCAATTATATTTCTTCTGGTACCAGCAGTATATGTATTTCCGCCGCTATGGTTTAAATGATTTGCCAACGATTGTTCTGAACCTTTGCTACCTCGCTATTATCCTTTTTTATATCTATCCTCTAAAGTTCCTGTTTTCTGTTCTGCTTACAAGCTGGACAGGTATTGACCTCTTTCCAAAAGCTGCAGAAAAAGGACTGGCTGTGCTTCACACAGAAGATTTTGCTCAGTTAATTATTTTATTCAGCATTGGTTATTTTTTAATCTGGATGATTATTTTCCTCCTGTACAAAAGAGCTTTGCATTTCTCCAGTAAACTCGAGTTAAATCAATATGAAATACTTTTCACCAGGAAAGAAAAAAGAGGTGCATTATGGAATGCCTTGATTGGGATATCAGCAATTATCCTGGCATGGTCAGGAGCAGAAGGGATTGCAGGTTTATGTTATTTATCTATACCCATTCTATTATTCCTCAACCAGCAGTTATTCAATCATCAACTGAAAAAGAAAATTAAACCAGGAAAATAA
- a CDS encoding dipeptide epimerase encodes MKIKSINVWLQQLPLTKPYTIAYKVIDDTEIIFLEIILENGITGIGASNPFTEVVGESPADTLRNLQTDFVQQMAGKDINDFNQLIDEAVTHFPHLPGTVAAIDLALHDAYCQLKGIPVVDLYGRKIDALPTSITIGIKETAAILAEAKENYAAGFRIIKIKTGLNVEEDIERVTKLNELFGNRMLIRVDANQGYDLPQLKQFINKTKHLSLELIEQPLPVGKEHELATLDEADRKLLAADESLIDAESATTLSRSPQPFGIFNIKLMKSGGIKSARKIAAIAANANIDLFWGCNDESMASITAALHVAYSWSNTKYLDLDGSFDLSRDWVKDGFILRDGYMYCSNQPGLGLNRI; translated from the coding sequence ATGAAAATTAAATCAATCAATGTATGGTTGCAGCAATTGCCTTTAACCAAACCATATACCATTGCTTACAAAGTAATTGATGATACAGAGATTATTTTTCTTGAAATTATATTAGAGAATGGCATTACTGGAATCGGAGCTTCCAATCCATTTACTGAAGTAGTTGGAGAGTCACCCGCAGATACATTAAGGAATCTGCAAACAGATTTTGTGCAGCAGATGGCTGGAAAAGATATCAATGACTTCAATCAACTCATTGATGAAGCTGTCACCCACTTCCCGCATCTGCCCGGCACAGTCGCAGCCATTGATCTTGCATTGCATGATGCGTATTGTCAGTTGAAAGGAATTCCTGTTGTAGATTTATATGGACGAAAGATTGATGCACTCCCGACATCCATCACCATTGGTATAAAAGAAACCGCTGCCATACTTGCAGAAGCAAAAGAAAATTATGCAGCCGGTTTCAGGATCATCAAGATCAAAACAGGATTGAATGTAGAAGAAGATATTGAACGGGTTACAAAACTCAATGAATTGTTTGGCAACAGAATGCTGATCCGTGTTGATGCCAACCAGGGTTATGATTTGCCTCAACTGAAACAGTTCATTAATAAAACAAAGCATCTTTCACTTGAACTGATTGAGCAACCTTTACCAGTTGGTAAAGAACATGAGTTGGCAACCTTAGATGAAGCCGACAGGAAATTATTAGCTGCTGATGAATCATTGATTGATGCAGAGTCAGCAACAACTCTCTCCCGCTCTCCTCAGCCCTTTGGTATTTTCAATATTAAACTAATGAAAAGCGGCGGTATAAAAAGCGCCAGGAAAATTGCTGCAATTGCTGCCAATGCAAATATTGATTTATTCTGGGGTTGTAATGATGAAAGTATGGCAAGTATCACTGCTGCACTTCATGTGGCTTACAGTTGGAGTAATACAAAATATCTTGATCTCGATGGAAGCTTTGACCTCAGCAGAGACTGGGTGAAAGATGGATTTATTTTGAGAGACGGATATATGTACTGCAGCAATCAACCCGGTCTTGGGCTGAACAGAATCTAA
- a CDS encoding chaperone modulator CbpM: MQTEEMIPAEEFCIHHNIETSFIYSLKESGLIEVSTVEEKTYVPVNQLHNLEKLIRLYYELDINLEGIETITYLLQRMNEMQQKIVHLSNRLSLYENE, from the coding sequence TCCCCGCCGAAGAGTTTTGTATTCATCACAATATTGAAACGTCGTTTATCTATTCCTTAAAAGAATCGGGGTTGATAGAGGTCAGCACTGTTGAAGAAAAAACATATGTACCCGTTAATCAGTTACATAACCTGGAAAAGCTGATACGTTTATATTATGAGCTTGATATAAACCTGGAAGGCATTGAAACCATCACTTATCTGTTACAACGCATGAATGAAATGCAGCAGAAGATTGTTCATCTTTCAAACAGGTTAAGCTTATATGAAAATGAATGA